From the genome of Desulfovibrio sp. JY:
TCCTCCAGGAGTCGGGCAAGGAAGGGTGGGGCCCGCGAGTTGTAAAGGTGATGGCCATAGCACAGCCGCATCCGGGCTGTCCACGCGGCAAAACCGGTTTTCCTTCGCCGCCGGCCAAGAGTCGGAAATGCCCGGGCAAGGCTTGCCAAGGCCTTCGTAGCTTCATATTGTATTGCATAATAAGCGTCCAGGACGCGTCCGGCAAGGAGCGGCGATGCCTTCTAAACGTATTTTGACGGTGGACGACGCAAAAAGCGTGCGCGGACTCGTCTCCAGGACCCTGCGCCAGGCCGGCTACGACATTGCCGAAGCCGTGGACGGGGCCGACGCCTTGGAGAAAACCGCCGACGGCGTCGATCTCGTCATTACCGATATCAACATGCCGGGAATGGGCGGCCTGGAACTCATCGCCCGGTTGCGGCAGCGCGAGGACACCCGCTTCACCCCGATCCTGGTCCTGAGCACCGAATCCCAGACAGACATGCGGCGACAGGCCGTTTCGGCCGGAGCCACGGGCTGGATCGTCAAACCCTTCGCTCCGGAAGTGCTGCTGGCCCTGGTGCGCCGCTTCCTGTGCTGAGCCCCGCCCGGACACAACGAACATGGCAGACACCCCGCAGGCAAAATGCTCCGTGCCCGACCTCGACGCCGCCGGCATGGACAGCGGCGCCCTGCTCTTCCACGACGCCCCGCTGGCGGTGTACCTGCGCGGCACGGACGGCGCCCTGCTCGACGCCAACATGGCCATGGCCGTGCTGTTCGGCTTCGACGGTCCGGCGCAGTTCCTGGAGGCCATGGCCGCGACCCCGGACCAGTACTACCTGGACCCGGACACCCGCGCCGCGGTGCTTTCCACCCTGGCCCGCGACGGACACCTGACCGGCCGGCAGCTCCAGGCGCTCGGCCGGGACGGATTCGTCATCTGGGTCGAGGAATCGGCCCGGCGGATCGTGTCCCCGGCCGGCGAGACCTTCTACTTCGGCTACCTCCGCGACATCACGGCCGAGAAAAGCTCGCGCTGGGCGCTGACCGAGATCGAGGAGAAATACCGGGGCATTTTCGAAAACGCCGTGGAAGGGCTTTTCCAGATGACCCCGGGCGGCCGCTTCGTCACGGTCAACATCGCCTTGACCCGCATGCTCGCCTATCCGGCCCCCGAAGACCTGACCGCCATGTCCAACGCCGCCGCGCACGTTTTCGCATCCCCGGCGGAATGGCGCCAGCTGGAGACCGCCCTCGACGCCGCGGGCATGGTGCGGGGATACGAGGTGGAGCTTCTCCGGGCCGACGGGGCGCGCATCTTCGCCTCGATTCATGCCAGGGCCGTACGCGACGTCGACGGTGGCATCGTGCTGTTCGAGGGCTCCATGGAAGACGTGACGGAACGCCGCCAGTCCCAGGAGCAACTGCGCCAGAACCTGGCGCACACCCGGGCGCTTTTTCACCAAACCGTCAAATCCCTGGCCACGACCGTACGCTTCCGCGATTCCTACACCGCCAGCCACCAGGACAACGTGGCCCGCCTGTCCTCGGCCATAGCCCGGACCCTGGGCCTGCCCGAGGACATGACCGCCGGCATCCAGGTGGCCGGACAACTGCACGACATCGGCAAGATCAACGTGCCGTTGCGCTACCTCAGCAAGCCGGGCCGGCTGGTCGGCCTGGAATGGGAATTCATGAAGCAACATGCCCAGACCGGGTACGAGATCCTCAAGGACATCGATTTTCCCTGGCCTGTGGCGGAGATCGTCCTGGCCCACCACGAGCGCCTGGACGGTTCGGGCTACCCGCGGGGGCTTTCGGGCGCGGCCATCGGCATCGAGGCGCGCATCCTGGCCGTGGCCGACGTGCTGGACGCCATGGCCTCCAACCGTCCCTACCGGCCGGCCCTCGGCGTGGACGCGGCGCTTGCGGAACTGGCCCGGCACCGGGGCACGGCCTTCGACCCGGAGGCCGTGGACGCCGCCCGGGCCGTGATCCGCGACGGCGTGGTCCGGTACTGACCCTCGCCCGGCCTGCAATCCTGTCGGGCCCTCCAATACCACAACATTTTTGTCGCATTTCTTGCGACATTTTTGTCTCCGACACTCTCCCCGCGGTTTTCGCCCACCTGCCGTATTTCAATAAACTTATTAAAATTAATAAGTTATCTCAAAAGTATCACGACTTTCCCTGGCTGGCATGACTCTTGCCTTAAAGGCCTCCATCACACTCTGGAGCAGGAGGCTTTACAAAATGCGCAAGATCGCTATTTACGGCAAGGGCGGCATAGGCAAGTCCACCACCACGCAGAACACGGTCGCCGGTCTGGCGGAAATGGGCAAAAAGGTCATGGTGGTCGGCTGCGACCCCAAGGCCGACTCCACCCGGCTCCTGCTGCACGGCCTGGCCCAGAAGACCGTCCTCGACACCCTGCGTGAGGAAGGCGAGGACGTCGATCTCGACGATATCCTCAAGGAAGGCTTCGGCGGCATCATGTGCACCGAGTCCGGCGGCCCCGAGCCCGGCGTCGGCTGCGCCGGCCGCGGCATCATCACCTCCATCAACCTCCTTGAACAGCTCGGCGCCTACGAGGAAGACAAGCACCTCGACTACGCCTTCTACGACGTCCTCGGTGACGTCGTGTGCGGCGGCTTCGCCATGCCGATCCGCGACGGCAAGGCCGAGGAAATCTACATCGTCTGCTCCGGCGAGATGATGGCCATGTACGCGGCCAACAACATCTGCAAGGGCATCGTGAAGTACGCCGACACCGGCGGCGTGCGCCTGGGCGGCATCATCTGCAACAGCCGTAAGGTCGACCAGGAAAGAGAGATGATCGAGGAGTTCTGCAAGCGCCTGGGCACCCAGATGATCCACTTCATGCCCCGTGAAAACCAGGTGCAGCGCGCCGAGATCAACCGCAAGACCGTCATCGACTTTTCGCCCGAGCATCCCCAGGCCGACGAGTACCGGACCCTGGCCAAGAAGATCGACACCAACGAAATGTTCGTCATCCCCAACCCCATTTCCATCAACGAGCTGGAAAAGCTGCTCATCGACTTCGGCATCGCCAACTAGTCACCGCGCCGCATCCAGTGAACACTACACCCACACGCACGTAAGGAGCACAGTCATGCAGACCATGGTGAGAGCCATCGTTCGTCCCGAGAAATGCGATGAAGTCCTGGCAGCCCTGATGGACGCCGGTTTCCCGGCCGTGACCAAGTTCAACGTGGCCGGACGCGGCAAACAGCGCGGCATCAAGATCGGCGAGATCCAGTACGACGAGATCCCCAAAGTGATGCTGATCTGCGTCGTGGACGACAAGGACAAGGAATTCATGGTCAAGACCATCATGGAAAGCGCCCGCACCGGCGCCAAGGGAGCCTTTGGCGACGGTAAAATCTTCGTGAGCCCCGTTGAGGAAATGTACACCATTTCGTCCGGTGTGAAGGAATCCTAAGGAGGGCGTCATGAAGGAGATCATGGCGGTTATCCGCATGAACAAGATGAACCAGACCAAGAAGTCCCTGGCCGATTCCGGAATCCCGGCTTTCGTGGCCCGCGAGGGCTACGGCCGAGGCAAGGGCCTGGTCAACCAGGCGGTGCTCGAAGGCGCCGCCGCCGGCAACGAGGAAGCCATCGCGCTCCTCGGCACCAAGGGCCGGCTGTACCCCAAACGCATCCTGTCCGTCATCGTTCCCGACGCCGAGGTCAAAAAGGTCGTGGACGCCATCATCTCCGTCAACAAGACCGGACAGGCCGGCGACGGCAAGATTTTCGTGATGCCCGTCTCCGATTCCATCCGGGTCCGTACCGGCGAGGACGGAGACGCGGCCATCGTCTAGGCGGCCCCTGCGGACGTCCCCGGACCAATACCGAGCTAACGAGGAAGCATCCAAATGAGCAGCAAGCCCATAAACGTCGAAGAGATCAAGAAGGAATTGATCGCCAAGATGCCCACCAAGGTCGCGCGCAAGCGGGCCAAGTCCATTGTTCCGGGCGCGGGTGGCAGCGGCGAGGCGATTCCCGAAATCCAGGCCAACGTCCGCACAGTTCCGGGCATCATCACCCAGCGCGGCTGCACCTATGCCGGCTGCAAGGGCGTCGTGCTGGGCCCCTCCCGCGACATCGTCAACCTGACCCACGGCCCCATCGGCTGCGGCTTCTACTCCTGGCTGACCCGCCGCAACGAGACCGACGCCGGCCCCGACGGGGACAACTTCATCCCCTACTGCTTCTCCACGGACTTGACCGAGCATGACATCGTGTTCGGCGGCATGAAGAAGCTGTCCGCGGCCATCCAGGAAGCCTACGACAACTTCCATCCCAAGGCGATTTCCGTCTTCTCCACCTGCCCGGTGGGACTCATCGGCGACGACATCCACTCCGTGGCCAGGCAGATGCAGGAAAAGCTCGGCATCACCGTGTTCGCCAACTCCTGCGAGGGCTACCGCGGCGTGTCCCAGTCCGCCGGCCACCACATCGCCAACAACCAGATCATGAAGCACATCATCGGCACGGACGACACGCCGGTGGAGGGCAAGTACAAGATCAACATTCTTGGCGAGTACAACATCGGCGGCGACGCTTTCGAGATCGAGCGCATCCTGGAAAAGTGCGGCATCACCCTGATCGCCACCTTCTCCGGCAACTCCACGGTGGAATCCTTCCGCAAGGCCCACTTCGCCGACCTCAACACCGTCATGTGCCACCGCTCCCTCAACTACGTGGCCGAGATGATGGAAACCAAGTTCGGGATTCCCTGGATCAAGGTGAACTTCATCGGCGCCCATGCCACGGCCAAGTCGTTGCGCCGCATCGCCACCTACTTCGAGGATCAGGAGCTCTTGGATCGGGTCGAGCAGGTCATCGCCGAGGAGATGCCGGCGATCGAGGCGGCGATCAAGGACATCCGCCCCCGCACGGAAGGCAAGACGGCCATGATGTTCGTCGGCGGTTCCCGGGCGCACCACTACCAGGAGCTGTTCGGGGAACTGGGCATGAAGGTCCTGTGCGCCGGCTACGAGTTCGCCCACCGCGACGACTACGAAGGTCGCCACGTGCTGCCCAAGATCAAGGTCGACGCCGACTCGCGCAATATCGAGGAACTGGAAGTCGAGCAGGACGCCACCCGCTACAAGCCCCGCAAGACGCCCGAGCAGCTCGAGGCGCTCAAGGCCAAGGGCGTCGAGGTCAAGGACTACGACGGCATGATCGGCCAGATGGACAAGAACTCGCTGATCATCGACGACATCAGCCAGTACGAGACCGAAAAGCTCATCGAGATCATGAAGCCCGACATCTTCTGCGCCGGCATCAAGGAAAAGTACATCATCCAGAAGATGGGCATGCCCATGAAGCAGCTGCACAACTACGACATCGGCGGCCCCTATGCCGGGTTTGTCGGGGCCATCAACTGGTACCGGGACATCGACCGCATGGTGAATTCCAAGATCTGGTCGCTGACCAAAGCGCCCTGGCAGTCCGAAGGGCCTGAACTCGAAGCCAGTTACGTGGCGGAATAAACAAGCTTTTCGCTAGAGAAGGAACGTATTTATGGCTCTCCTCAGACACACCACCGGCGAGATCAAGGAACGCAAGGCGCTCACCGTCAACCCGGCCAAGACCTGTCAGCCCATCGGCGCCATGTACGCCGCGCTCGGGGTGCACAACTGCTTCCCCCACAGCCACGGCTCCCAGGGCTGCTGCGCCTACCACCGCTCCACCCTGACGCGCCATTACAAGGAGCCCATCGTCGCCGGCACCTCGTCGTTCACCGAAGGCTCCTCGGTCTTCGGCGGCCAGTCGAACCTGATCACGGCCATCGACAACATCTTCACCCTGTACGACCCCGAGATCATCGCGGTCCACACCACCTGCCTGTCCGAGACCATCGGCGACGACCTGCGCCAGATCTCCCAGAAGGCCAAGGACGACGGCAAGGTGCCCGAGGGCAAGGTCCTCATCTACGCCAGCACCCCGAGCTATGTCGGCACCCACATCACGGGCTACTCCAACATGGTCAAGGGCATCCTCAAGGGCTTCGTCGCCAAGACCGGGACCCCCAACGGGAAACTCAACATCATCCCCGGCTTCTGCGAGCCGTCGGACATGGCCGAACTCCGTCGCCTGTGCGGGATGATGGGCATCGAGATCATCATGGTCCCGGACACCAACGGCGTGGTCAACGGCCCGATGACCGGCAAGTACGAGATGTTCCCCAAGGGCGGCGCCACCAAGGAAGAGATCGCCACCATGGGCGACTCCATGGCCACCATCGGCCTCGGCCGCTGGGCCACCACCGACGCCGTCAATTACCTCGACGCCGATTTCAAGGTGCCGGGCACCATCCTCGGCATGCCCATCGGCCTCCAGGCCACGGACCGCTTCATCGAGACCCTGCACAAGCTGACCGGCAAGGCGGTTCCCGACGCCATCACCTTCGAACGCGGCCAGCTCGTGGACATCATCTCCGACTACGACCAGTACCTCTACGGCAAGAAGGTGGCCCTGGCCGGCGATCCGGATCAACTGCTGCCCCTGGTCGAGCTGATCGTCACGCTGGGCATGATTCCGGCCTACGTCGTGTCCGGCACGGCCGGCAAGTACTTCGAGGACCGCATGGCCGAGCTGACCAAGGACGTTCCCTACGACTGCAAGTACAAGTGCGGCCCCCAGGCCGACATGTACCTGCTGCACCAGTGGATCAAGAACGATCCGGTCGACCTGCTCATCGGCAACACCTACCTCAAGTACATCGCCCGCGACGAGGACATCCCGCTTTTGCGC
Proteins encoded in this window:
- a CDS encoding P-II family nitrogen regulator produces the protein MKEIMAVIRMNKMNQTKKSLADSGIPAFVAREGYGRGKGLVNQAVLEGAAAGNEEAIALLGTKGRLYPKRILSVIVPDAEVKKVVDAIISVNKTGQAGDGKIFVMPVSDSIRVRTGEDGDAAIV
- the nifK gene encoding nitrogenase molybdenum-iron protein subunit beta, coding for MALLRHTTGEIKERKALTVNPAKTCQPIGAMYAALGVHNCFPHSHGSQGCCAYHRSTLTRHYKEPIVAGTSSFTEGSSVFGGQSNLITAIDNIFTLYDPEIIAVHTTCLSETIGDDLRQISQKAKDDGKVPEGKVLIYASTPSYVGTHITGYSNMVKGILKGFVAKTGTPNGKLNIIPGFCEPSDMAELRRLCGMMGIEIIMVPDTNGVVNGPMTGKYEMFPKGGATKEEIATMGDSMATIGLGRWATTDAVNYLDADFKVPGTILGMPIGLQATDRFIETLHKLTGKAVPDAITFERGQLVDIISDYDQYLYGKKVALAGDPDQLLPLVELIVTLGMIPAYVVSGTAGKYFEDRMAELTKDVPYDCKYKCGPQADMYLLHQWIKNDPVDLLIGNTYLKYIARDEDIPLLRHGFPILDRVGHQYFPTFGYSGGMRLLEKILAAIMDRQDRDAPETRFELQM
- a CDS encoding PAS domain S-box protein — its product is MADTPQAKCSVPDLDAAGMDSGALLFHDAPLAVYLRGTDGALLDANMAMAVLFGFDGPAQFLEAMAATPDQYYLDPDTRAAVLSTLARDGHLTGRQLQALGRDGFVIWVEESARRIVSPAGETFYFGYLRDITAEKSSRWALTEIEEKYRGIFENAVEGLFQMTPGGRFVTVNIALTRMLAYPAPEDLTAMSNAAAHVFASPAEWRQLETALDAAGMVRGYEVELLRADGARIFASIHARAVRDVDGGIVLFEGSMEDVTERRQSQEQLRQNLAHTRALFHQTVKSLATTVRFRDSYTASHQDNVARLSSAIARTLGLPEDMTAGIQVAGQLHDIGKINVPLRYLSKPGRLVGLEWEFMKQHAQTGYEILKDIDFPWPVAEIVLAHHERLDGSGYPRGLSGAAIGIEARILAVADVLDAMASNRPYRPALGVDAALAELARHRGTAFDPEAVDAARAVIRDGVVRY
- the nifD gene encoding nitrogenase molybdenum-iron protein alpha chain, producing the protein MSSKPINVEEIKKELIAKMPTKVARKRAKSIVPGAGGSGEAIPEIQANVRTVPGIITQRGCTYAGCKGVVLGPSRDIVNLTHGPIGCGFYSWLTRRNETDAGPDGDNFIPYCFSTDLTEHDIVFGGMKKLSAAIQEAYDNFHPKAISVFSTCPVGLIGDDIHSVARQMQEKLGITVFANSCEGYRGVSQSAGHHIANNQIMKHIIGTDDTPVEGKYKINILGEYNIGGDAFEIERILEKCGITLIATFSGNSTVESFRKAHFADLNTVMCHRSLNYVAEMMETKFGIPWIKVNFIGAHATAKSLRRIATYFEDQELLDRVEQVIAEEMPAIEAAIKDIRPRTEGKTAMMFVGGSRAHHYQELFGELGMKVLCAGYEFAHRDDYEGRHVLPKIKVDADSRNIEELEVEQDATRYKPRKTPEQLEALKAKGVEVKDYDGMIGQMDKNSLIIDDISQYETEKLIEIMKPDIFCAGIKEKYIIQKMGMPMKQLHNYDIGGPYAGFVGAINWYRDIDRMVNSKIWSLTKAPWQSEGPELEASYVAE
- a CDS encoding response regulator, whose translation is MPSKRILTVDDAKSVRGLVSRTLRQAGYDIAEAVDGADALEKTADGVDLVITDINMPGMGGLELIARLRQREDTRFTPILVLSTESQTDMRRQAVSAGATGWIVKPFAPEVLLALVRRFLC
- the nifH gene encoding nitrogenase iron protein yields the protein MRKIAIYGKGGIGKSTTTQNTVAGLAEMGKKVMVVGCDPKADSTRLLLHGLAQKTVLDTLREEGEDVDLDDILKEGFGGIMCTESGGPEPGVGCAGRGIITSINLLEQLGAYEEDKHLDYAFYDVLGDVVCGGFAMPIRDGKAEEIYIVCSGEMMAMYAANNICKGIVKYADTGGVRLGGIICNSRKVDQEREMIEEFCKRLGTQMIHFMPRENQVQRAEINRKTVIDFSPEHPQADEYRTLAKKIDTNEMFVIPNPISINELEKLLIDFGIAN
- a CDS encoding P-II family nitrogen regulator, translated to MQTMVRAIVRPEKCDEVLAALMDAGFPAVTKFNVAGRGKQRGIKIGEIQYDEIPKVMLICVVDDKDKEFMVKTIMESARTGAKGAFGDGKIFVSPVEEMYTISSGVKES